A DNA window from Pleurodeles waltl isolate 20211129_DDA chromosome 12, aPleWal1.hap1.20221129, whole genome shotgun sequence contains the following coding sequences:
- the HSH2D gene encoding hematopoietic SH2 domain-containing protein isoform X1, with the protein MQKANDIRKWFLETQALWFIEHGVPVWFHGLITREDAENLLKNKTPGSFLVRVSESRIGYSLSYSAVDRCRHFKIDVLGDGRFVVVGVPDIHETLEDLVKFHQGNPIKPYNELLTQPCGQKCTSQNDYEDLFDSNKSEIKTDPRSPKPGVPLHDPQVQNIGWNFPPPLPQRNLQEKNPPSVPPRTTHSNSSLKASCPLPPPPQTSGANRLYPSIAEEMKSNATAQDSTSILSGLYPWKNKMTNATGTDSLPLDTKSEKLPQKQASSSEGQKWKESDILPKASSDNIGKNKKPVHKLLNPAKEFKEFKNKVLPAFENTVSAMNNIKIPLSPKLVGVVNKKRTESSGTKTNAESICSGPPTGQKCNITSNQKNSPAFGSNHLPCVPNHPTGAQNVGTLNQGVEQEGNANDPFVIYQYKRPPPFAPGF; encoded by the exons ATGCAGAAGGCCAACGACATCAGGAAATGGTTCTTGGAAACCCAAGCCCTATGGTTTATTGAACATGGAGTGCCCGTATGGTTTCATGGACTCATCACAAGAGA AGATGCTGAGAATTTGTTAAAGAATAAAACTCCGGGATCATTTCTGGTTCGCGTCAGTGAAAGCCGTATAGGTTACAGCTTATCGTACAG TGCTGTTGACCGCTGCAGGCACTTTAAGATTGACGTCCTCGGCGATGGACGGTTTGTAGTCGTGGGAGTACCGGATATTCATGAAACATTAGAGGATCTAGTCAAGTTCCACCAAGGGAACCCAATCAAGCCATACAATGAATTACTAACTCAACCTTGTGGACAG AAGTGTACCTCACAGAACGATTATGAAGACTTATTTGATTCTAATAAATCTGAGATAAAGACTGATCCAAGATCTCCAAAACCTGGGGTTCCATTGCATGACCCACAGGTGCAAAATATTGGATGGAATTTCCCACCACCTCTTCCACAAAGGAACCTACAAGAGAAGAACCCACCCTCTGTCCCTCCCAGAACAACACATTCCAACTCATCTCTCAAAGCATCATGTCCTTTACCTCCCCCACCACAAACTTCAGGAGCTAACCGACTATACCCTTCTATTGCAGAGGAAATGAAGTCTAATGCTACTGCACAAGATTCA ACGTCCATTTTGTCTGGCTTGTATCCCTGGAAAAACAAAATGACGAATGCCACAGGTACAGATTCGCTCCCCTTGGATACAAAATCTGAAAAGCTCCCACAAAAGCAAGCCTCATCCAGTGAAGGCCAGAAATGGAAGGAGTCCGACATTTTGCCAAAAGCTAGCAGTGACAATATTGGGAAAAATAAGAAGCCCGTTCATAAACTTCTGAACCCTGCAAAGGAGTTCAAGGAGTTTAAAAATAAGGTTCTTCCAGCCTTTGAAAACACGGTCTCTGCTATGAACAATATAAAAATTCCACTCAGTCCCAAACTTGTTGGGGTAGTGAACAAAAAAAGAACAGAATCATCTGGCACAAAAACTAATGCTGAGAGCATCTGCTCAGGACCACCTACTGGACAAAAATGCAATATAACATCTAACCAAAAAAACTCACCAGCTTTTGGGAGCAACCATTTGCCATGTGTGCCCAATCACCCGACAGGTGCACAGAATGTAGGAACATTGAATCAAGGGGTTGAACAGGAAGGCAATGCCAATGATCCTTTTGTCATCTACCAGTATAAAAGGCCCCCACCATTTGCACCCGGATTCTAG
- the HSH2D gene encoding hematopoietic SH2 domain-containing protein isoform X2, producing the protein MQKANDIRKWFLETQALWFIEHGVPVWFHGLITREDAENLLKNKTPGSFLVRVSESRIGYSLSYSAVDRCRHFKIDVLGDGRFVVVGVPDIHETLEDLVKFHQGNPIKPYNELLTQPCGQCTSQNDYEDLFDSNKSEIKTDPRSPKPGVPLHDPQVQNIGWNFPPPLPQRNLQEKNPPSVPPRTTHSNSSLKASCPLPPPPQTSGANRLYPSIAEEMKSNATAQDSTSILSGLYPWKNKMTNATGTDSLPLDTKSEKLPQKQASSSEGQKWKESDILPKASSDNIGKNKKPVHKLLNPAKEFKEFKNKVLPAFENTVSAMNNIKIPLSPKLVGVVNKKRTESSGTKTNAESICSGPPTGQKCNITSNQKNSPAFGSNHLPCVPNHPTGAQNVGTLNQGVEQEGNANDPFVIYQYKRPPPFAPGF; encoded by the exons ATGCAGAAGGCCAACGACATCAGGAAATGGTTCTTGGAAACCCAAGCCCTATGGTTTATTGAACATGGAGTGCCCGTATGGTTTCATGGACTCATCACAAGAGA AGATGCTGAGAATTTGTTAAAGAATAAAACTCCGGGATCATTTCTGGTTCGCGTCAGTGAAAGCCGTATAGGTTACAGCTTATCGTACAG TGCTGTTGACCGCTGCAGGCACTTTAAGATTGACGTCCTCGGCGATGGACGGTTTGTAGTCGTGGGAGTACCGGATATTCATGAAACATTAGAGGATCTAGTCAAGTTCCACCAAGGGAACCCAATCAAGCCATACAATGAATTACTAACTCAACCTTGTGGACAG TGTACCTCACAGAACGATTATGAAGACTTATTTGATTCTAATAAATCTGAGATAAAGACTGATCCAAGATCTCCAAAACCTGGGGTTCCATTGCATGACCCACAGGTGCAAAATATTGGATGGAATTTCCCACCACCTCTTCCACAAAGGAACCTACAAGAGAAGAACCCACCCTCTGTCCCTCCCAGAACAACACATTCCAACTCATCTCTCAAAGCATCATGTCCTTTACCTCCCCCACCACAAACTTCAGGAGCTAACCGACTATACCCTTCTATTGCAGAGGAAATGAAGTCTAATGCTACTGCACAAGATTCA ACGTCCATTTTGTCTGGCTTGTATCCCTGGAAAAACAAAATGACGAATGCCACAGGTACAGATTCGCTCCCCTTGGATACAAAATCTGAAAAGCTCCCACAAAAGCAAGCCTCATCCAGTGAAGGCCAGAAATGGAAGGAGTCCGACATTTTGCCAAAAGCTAGCAGTGACAATATTGGGAAAAATAAGAAGCCCGTTCATAAACTTCTGAACCCTGCAAAGGAGTTCAAGGAGTTTAAAAATAAGGTTCTTCCAGCCTTTGAAAACACGGTCTCTGCTATGAACAATATAAAAATTCCACTCAGTCCCAAACTTGTTGGGGTAGTGAACAAAAAAAGAACAGAATCATCTGGCACAAAAACTAATGCTGAGAGCATCTGCTCAGGACCACCTACTGGACAAAAATGCAATATAACATCTAACCAAAAAAACTCACCAGCTTTTGGGAGCAACCATTTGCCATGTGTGCCCAATCACCCGACAGGTGCACAGAATGTAGGAACATTGAATCAAGGGGTTGAACAGGAAGGCAATGCCAATGATCCTTTTGTCATCTACCAGTATAAAAGGCCCCCACCATTTGCACCCGGATTCTAG